A genomic segment from Antedon mediterranea chromosome 6, ecAntMedi1.1, whole genome shotgun sequence encodes:
- the LOC140051140 gene encoding uncharacterized protein: MTIHAAPTVSQCSVTLQKDSGTRAATSDIPCEASPVYVSLQGNGLSVNWKTRYSGPTLADYPYYVNEFKVGVVEASVDWQISREGTIGLNVNGTIDCSLNHDKDDPNIATHACQQYGSLYQDLQHDDRLSLTLSSTNGGFLRLINYDFQTSGTVDEPVYYSGQTVQKTLDIVVDLEPPTHCSLTPEAVTCSGHPLNIGEPYTKQIELEIKWSTWVDNTSGLKPNTYESRVCKMLITNDVFDYPDANKCIDLVSTQSGDDYEAEFQPNVQGVYCAILIVDDIAGNRRYARRCFIFDDQSAISIVEEKPMQVSVDGESLNLETDAWTTGDKNVHVSWDGHFVNQMHIDQKLLYAIKADSDIVHTDYDTEAFPAGRPITAIDNRNGIVKFEVGVSKDQNGGATFPLFEPIWKNLTNDLDQIYTESLENADEADTIGFWVRATDVMGNTKSDYIKVHIDSTSPIFADEFQTNGDGVYHVTAYDRESGIINVHWQIISNDLAGIVLSEGDTSDTLRFEGDSCAPTNCYCILSNTYCYKLQLDVTPTTEKSVQEKYTSVLLRVTITNNALLETSQEMQISTSTIFLESTGEDGEDNEEGGSGVGLIVGIVIGALVLFIIGFVLILLKRRQKSENNDSGPTEIGHQNPTFMNDPTNNSYVAATTSPPPAYTPYSNTEAQPITKKSMIEDEYTSPMNGE, translated from the exons ATGACTA TTCACGCAGCGCCAACCGTATCTCAATGCTCAGTAACGCTTCAAAAAGACTCCGGGACAAGGGCTGCTACATCTGATATTCCATGCGAGGCATCTCCTGTCTACGTATCTTTACAAGGCAATGGTTTATCGGTGAATTGGAAAACACGTTACTCAGGCCCTACACTGGCTGACTACCCATATTACGTCAATGAGTTTAAAGTAGGCGTAGTTGAGGCGAGTGTCGATTGGCAAATTTCTAGag AGGGcactataggcctaaatgtgaATGGAACAATTGACTGTAGTTTAAACCATGACAAGGACGACCCAAATATTGCAACTCACGCCTGTCAACAATATGGATCATTGTATCAAGATCTTCAACACGATGACag aTTATCTTTAACATTATCCTCAACAAATGGAGGATTTCTTCGGCTTATCAATTATGACTTTCAAACTTCCGGTACAGTTGATGAACCTGTATATTACTCTGGGCAAACTGTACAAAAAACCTTGGACATAGTTGTGGATCTCGAACCACCGACGCATTGTTCGCTGACTCCAGAGGCTGTTACGTGTTCTGGGCATCCGTTGAACATCGGTGAACCATACACCAAACAG ATTGAACTGGAGATTAAGTGGTCAACATGGGTTGACAATACCTCCGGATTGAAACCAAATACATATGAGTCCAGAGTTTGTAAAATGCTGATTACAAATGACGTGTTTGATTATCCAGATGCTAACAAGTGTATCGATCTTGTTTCTACACAAAGTGGAGATGATTACGAAGCGGAATTTCAACCAAATGTTCAAG GTGTATATTGTGCTATACTTATCGTTGATGATATTGCTGGAAACAGACGTTATGCCAGACGTTGCTTTATTTTTGATGATCAAAGTGCAATATCCATTGTAGAAGAAAAACCTATGCAAGTCAGTGTTGATGGAGAGTCTTTAAATCTGGAGACAGACGCTTGGACAACTGGcgacaaaaat GTCCATGTGTCATGGGACGGCCATTTCGTCAATCAGATGCACATCGATCAGAAGCTACTGTACGCCATTAAAGCTGATAGTGACATCGTACACACAGATTATGATACCGAAGCATTTCCTGCAGGGCGCCCCATAACGGCCATTGATAATCGAAATGGAATCGTTAAGTTCGAAGTTGGTGTTTCTAAAGACCAGAATGGGGGAGCGACCTTTCCCTTATTTGAACCAATTTGGAAGAATTTAACAAATGATCTG GATCAAATTTATACGGAGTCACTGGAAAATGCTGATGAGGCCGATACAATTGGATTTTGGGTTCGTGCAACGGACGTAATGGGCAATACAAAGAGTGATTATATAAAAGTCCACATTGATTCAACATCACCGATATTCGCCGATGAATTTCAAACAAATGGAGACGG tgTGTATCATGTGACTGCATACGATCGAGAAAGTGGAATAATAAACGTTCATTGGCAGATTATATCAAATGATTTAGCTGGAATTGTATTGTCAGAAGGTGACACGTCAGACACGTTGAGATTT GAAGGTGATTCTTGTGCTCCCACCAACTGTTACTGTATACTTAGTAATACATATTGCTATAAGCTACAACTGGATGTAACTCCAACCACTGAGAAGAGTGTTCAAGAAAAGTACACGTCAGTACTGTTACGTGTAACCATAACAAACAATGCATTACTCGAGACTTCACAGGAAATGCAA atttccACGTCAACTATTTTTCTGGAATCAACA GGTGAAGATGGAGAAGATAATGAAGAAGGGGGATCAGGCGTTGGACTCATTGTTGGAATTGTGATTGGTGCACTGGTGTTGTTTATTATCGGCTTTGTGTTGATTCTACTAAAAAGGCGACAAAAG TCGGAAAACAATGATAGTGGACCTACTGAGATTGGTCATCAAAATCCAACGTTTatgaat GACCCTACGAACAATTCATATGTGGCTGCCACTACTTCGCCTCCTCCTGCGTATACTCCATATTCCAATACAGAAGCCCAGCCAATTACCAAAAAGTCAATGATAGAAGATGAATATACTTCACCAATGAATGGGGAATAG
- the LOC140051441 gene encoding uncharacterized protein produces the protein MKYKMTLRHLTFTLLILIISSVCALDLNGEHVCTSLEAFTQMELTTESYTTSYSTSCGLFWANRCTRYRRSYRSVYVTKTGYRTIYVCCSGWAAPAGSVECTEPICAPQCNEGTCTGPNVCQCYPQYHGPRCEYGCNTDIDNCEIVDCTSHTNSVCTKCLFHISDTIKAFDLVGVQCNRICSWQLPCYPGTCTGDQCICHADFNGHPNCRAIKVLPIQSHCSVMLQDSGTRAVTTDMQCGAHFVYVPVQGNGLSVNWVTRYSGPTAAENPIPYYVNGFKVGIVSASVDWQISRGGTVTASGSIDCNLNHDQDDPNQGTHSCGRYGSLGQDLQHGDRLFITLSSTNGGFLRLKDYDFSSSGTVVRPVYYSGQTLQNTLRIIVDLEPPTHCSLSPAEAVTCSGHPLNIGKPYTKQIELEIKWSPWVDDTSGLNKYESRVCKMLIANDVFDYPDSETCESLDSTKNEDIYEAEFQPKSPGVYCAILVVDDIAGNIRYARRCFIFDDQSEVSIVEENPIQVSVDGESLNLETDAWITGDKNVQVSWESHFANQMHIDQKLLYAIKADNDIVHTDYDTEAFPAGRPITTIENRNGIVKFEVGVYKDQNGGVTFPSFEPTWMNLTNELDQVFIDSLQNAVDADTIGFLVRATDVMGNTKSDYIKVHIDSTSPIFADEFQTDGDGVYHVTAYDKESGIKNVHWQIISDDVAGVVLSEGDTDNFRFEGDSCAPTNCYCILSNTYCYKLQLDVTPTIENSVQEKYTSALLRVTITNNALLEYSEEIQISTSSILLERTSNTNTEESDDGGVGIGLIVGIAIGAALLLFIIFIVLMLIKRTNSHENSDGEPTDIGHQNPTFMNDPTYNAYAVSTTAASPPAYTPYSTTAAQPITKKHMVDDEYASPLSLGVTNQVNNTANEISPHEINNRGTIVDGNHSRVYKATVRSLGPAKLAVKSLKAGGTVGEKETILHEIKMMRKLPQHDNIIRLYGFTSTGASPALVLEFAPSGDLSKYLQQNAPTESLYDNQSGSNGQNTQLCMFAQQVCLGMQHIQRHKIIHRNLGARNILVGNDFVCKITDFGRAVVADVDGTYIETEEIQLPVRWTAVEGLRERVFSMMSDVWSFGVLLWEIQSRGAKPYGNVPIKQIAENVVDGVRLSKPQNCPDSVYLLMEKCWCNGPHQRPSFSNIQRDLDTLIQGDRQQASDGDEYMGLANLHR, from the exons ATGAAGTACAAGATGACGCTACGTCACCTGACGTTTACACTTCTAATTCTGATAATATCCTCCGTGTGTGCGCTGGATTTGAATGG GGAACATGTATGCACGTCACTAGAAGCTTTCACGCAAATGGAACTAACTACCGAAAGCTACACGACAAGCTATTCAACAAGTTGTGGATTATTTTGGGCTAACCGTTGTACAAGATATCG CCGAAGTTATAGAAGtgtttatgtaacaaaaacagGTTACAGAACAATTTATGTTTGCTGTTCGGGTTGGGCAGCACCAGCTGGAAGTGTTGAATGTACAGAAC CAATTTGTGCACCACAATGTAACGAAGGAACCTGTACAGGACCAAACGTTTGTCAATGTTATCCGCAGTACCACGGCCCAAGATGCGAATATG GATGTAATACAGATATTGATAACTGCGAAATAGTGGATTGTACATCACACACAAATTCCGTATGCACCAAATGTCTTTTCCACATCAGCGATACTATAAAAGCATTTGATTTAGTTGGAGTCCAATGCAATA GAATTTGCTCATGGCAGTTACCTTGCTATCCCGGTACCTGCACAGGTGATCAGTGTATATGTCATGCAGATTTTAATGGACACCCCAACTGCAGAGCAA TTAAGGTATTGCCAATACAATCTCATTGCTCTGTAATGCTTCAAGACTCCGGAACAAGGGCTGTTACAACAGATATGCAATGTGGTGCACACTTTGTCTACGTACCCGTACAAGGCAACGGGTTATCGGTGAATTGGGTGACACGTTACTCAGGCCCTACGGCGGCTGAAAACCCAATTCCATATTACGTCAATGGGTTTAAAGTAGGCATAGTTTCGGCGAGTGTCGATTGGCAAATTTCTAGAG GAGGCACTGTAACTGCGAGTGGTTCGATAGATTGTAATTTAAATCATGATCAGGACGACCCAAACCAGGGAACTCACTCATGTGGACGATACGGATCGTTAGGTCAAGATCTACAACATGGTGACAG ATTATTTATAACATTATCATCAACAAACGGAGGATTTCTTCGACTTAAAGACTATGACTTTTCAAGTTCCGGTACAGTTGTTCGCCCCGTCTATTACTCTGGACAAACTTTACAAAACACATTGAGGATAATTGTGGATCTCGAACCACCGACGCACTGTTCGCTGTCTCCAGCAGAGGCTGTTACGTGCTCTGGGCATCCGTTGAACATCGGTAAACCATACACCAAACAG ATTGAGCTGGAGATTAAGTGGTCACCATGGGTTGATGATACCTCCggtttaaataaatatgaatcCAGAGTTTGTAAAATGCTGATTGCAAATGACGTGTTTGATTATCCTGATTCCGAAACGTGTGAAAGTCTCGACTCTACCAAAAATGAAGATATTTACGAAGCGGAATTTCAGCCAAAATCTCCAG GTGTATATTGTGCTATACTTGTCGTTGATGACATTGCTGGAAATATACGTTATGCCAGACGTTGCTTTATTTTTGATGATCAAAGTGAAGTATCTATTGTAGAAGAAAATCCTATACAAGTCAGTGTTGATGGAGAGTCGTTAAATCTGGAAACAGACGCTTGGATAACTGGcgacaaaaat GTTCAGGTGTCATGGGAAAgccattttgccaatcagatgcaCATCGATCAAAAGCTACTGTACGCCATTAAAGCTGATAATGACATCGTACACACAGATTATGATACCGAAGCATTTCCTGCAGGTCGCCCCATAACGACCATTGAGAATCGAAATGGAATCGTCAAGTTTGAAGTTGGTGTTTATAAAGACCAGAATGGAGGAGTGACATTTCCTTCGTTTGAGCCAACTTGGATGAATTTAACAAATGAGTTG GATCAAGTGTTTATTGATTCACTGCAGAATGCTGTTGATGCCGATACAATTGGGTTTTTGGTTCGTGCAACGGACGTAATGGGCAATACAAAAAGTGATTATATAAAAGTTCACATTGATTCAACATCACCGATATTCGCTGATGAATTTCAAACAGATGGAGACGG TGTGTATCATGTGACTGCATACGATAAAGAAAGTGGGATAAAGAACGTTCATTGGCAGATTATATCCGATGATGTAGCTGGAGTCGTTTTGTCGGAAGGTGATACAGACAACTTTAGATTT GAAGGTGATTCTTGTGCGCCCACTAACTGTTACTGTATACTTAGTAATACATATTGCTATAAGTTGCAACTGGACGTAACTCCAACCATTGAGAACAGTGTTCAAGAAAAGTACACGTCAGCACTGTTACGTGTAACCATAACAAACAATGCATTACTTGAGTATTCAGAGGAAATTCAG ATTTCCACGTCAAGTATTCTTCTTGAAAGAACA AGTAATACTAATACAGAGGAAAGTGACGACGGGGGAGTTGGTATTGGGCTCATTGTTGGAATTGCAATTGGTGCCGCATTGTTGCTGTTCATCATCTTTATTGTGCTGATGCTTATAAAAAGAACAAACAGT CATGAAAACAGTGATGGTGAACCTACTGACATTGGTCATCAAAATCCAACGTTCatgaat GACCCAACTTACAATGCATACGCGGTTTCTACTACGGCTGCTTCCCCTCCTGCGTATACTCCATATTCCACAACAGCAGCCCAGCCAATTACTAAAAAACATATGGTGGATGATGAATATGCTTCACCATTGTCTTTGGGAGTAACAAATCaag TCAACAATACAGCCAATGAAATTAGTCCACACGAAATAAACAACAGAGGGACTATTGTTGATGGTAATCATTCACGTGTATATAAAGCTACAGTTCGTAGTCTTGGACCGGCCAAACTTGCAGTCAAGTCTTTAAAAG CTGGTGGTACTGTGGGAGAAAAAGAAACCATTTTGCACGAGATAAAAATGATGAGAAAGCTACCACAACATGACAACATTATCCGATTGTATGGATTTACAAGTACTGGAG CTTCACCTGCATTGGTATTGGAGTTTGCACCTTCAGGTGATCTATCAAAATATCTACAACAAAACGCGCCAACTGAATCATTGTACGATAACCAATCAGGAAGTAATGGTCAGAACACGCAATTGTGTATGTTCGCGCAACAGGTTTGTTTGGGAATGCAGCATATCCAACGGCATAAG ATCATCCACCGAAATCTAGGAGCTAGAAACATCTTGGTGGGTAACGATTTTGTTTGCAAGATCACTGACTTTGGAAGAGCTGTAGTTGCAGATGTTGATGGAACGTATATAGAAACAGAAGAG ATTCAGCTTCCTGTTCGCTGGACTGCAGTAGAAGGCCTTCGTGAAAGAGTCTTTTCAATGATGTCTGACGTCTGGTCTTTTGGAGTACTACTATGGGAGATCCAATCTCGAG GGGCAAAGCCATATGGAAATGTCCCTATTAAACAAATAGCCGAAAATGTAGTTGATGGTGTACGACTTTCAAAGCCACAAAACTGTCCTGATTCCgt GTATCTGCTTATGGAGAAGTGTTGGTGCAATGGACCACATCAACGACCGTCATTCAGCAATATCCAACGCGATCTGGATACTTTGATACAAGGTGATCGACAGCAAGCCTCCGATGGAGATGAATACATGGGCCTAGCTAACTTACATAGATAA